A single Micromonospora sp. CCTCC AA 2012012 DNA region contains:
- a CDS encoding helix-turn-helix transcriptional regulator, with the protein MGHPLASDSLPAAPGLRAVRPDGTPVYRYRQRPGLPPVSVTRLDTDAAHLSLPPDHRHAHDFLVLVHVQEGTGTFTVDGAERPLRPGEVHAVSPGQVIGVATALARCRAWSVAFTPDAVPALTAVSPLAWTHHPLLALFASHAGHGRIPEADRANWSAWMTDLAEELADPGRLGAGEAIAALLTRLLVAAARLAPSVPVAPDPLVERVFAEIEATFREPVSAADVARTLGYTPGHLTTVLRRRTGRPLLEWITERRMTEVRRMLRETDLPLDVVAARTGLRDATYLVRRFRGRYGITPQRWRRGQRSSS; encoded by the coding sequence ATGGGACATCCTTTGGCCAGTGACTCGCTGCCGGCCGCGCCGGGGCTGCGCGCGGTACGGCCCGACGGGACACCGGTCTACCGCTACCGGCAGCGCCCCGGCCTGCCGCCGGTCTCGGTGACCCGCCTGGACACCGACGCCGCCCACCTCAGCCTCCCGCCGGACCACCGGCACGCCCACGACTTCCTCGTCCTCGTCCATGTGCAGGAGGGCACGGGTACGTTCACCGTCGACGGCGCCGAACGGCCGTTGCGGCCCGGCGAGGTGCACGCCGTGTCGCCCGGGCAGGTCATCGGCGTCGCGACCGCGCTCGCCCGCTGCCGCGCCTGGTCGGTGGCGTTCACACCCGACGCCGTCCCCGCCCTGACCGCGGTCTCCCCGCTGGCCTGGACGCACCATCCCCTCCTCGCCCTGTTCGCCTCCCACGCGGGGCACGGGCGGATCCCCGAGGCCGACCGGGCCAACTGGTCGGCATGGATGACGGACCTCGCCGAGGAACTCGCCGACCCCGGCCGTCTCGGCGCCGGGGAAGCCATCGCCGCGCTGCTCACCCGGCTCCTGGTCGCGGCCGCGCGACTGGCACCCAGCGTTCCGGTCGCGCCGGACCCACTCGTCGAGCGGGTCTTCGCCGAGATCGAGGCGACGTTCCGCGAACCGGTGTCGGCCGCTGACGTCGCCCGTACGCTCGGTTACACCCCCGGCCACCTCACGACCGTGCTCCGTCGGCGCACCGGCCGTCCCCTGCTCGAATGGATCACCGAACGACGCATGACCGAGGTCCGGCGAATGCTGCGCGAGACCGACCTGCCGCTCGACGTGGTGGCCGCCCGGACCGGCCTGCGCGACGCCACCTACCTCGTCCGCCGGTTCCGCGGCCGCTACGGCATCACTCCGCAACGGTGGCGCCGCGGCCAGCGATCATCGTCATGA
- a CDS encoding class I SAM-dependent methyltransferase, which produces MAASTPVRILDQRSAQERDRPFLPGAGKTWLLPFYDAFSRVAGVRALHERAVGLAGIAPDQAVVDVGCGTGNLSFAVLAAQPTARVTGLDPDGDALRRAARKARRRGVALTLVQGYADRLPAEDASLDHVVLSLALHHVDDGGRVAFARDALRALRPGGRVTVVDFGGPAATVEGAGHATHRHGHSLRRLTRVRSRVAHSPAVARDDGEGLVTLLADAGFGDAREVAHVDHRFGRVTFVQATRPSS; this is translated from the coding sequence ATGGCAGCTTCGACCCCCGTACGCATCCTCGACCAGCGATCCGCGCAGGAGCGGGACCGCCCGTTCCTGCCGGGCGCGGGAAAGACCTGGCTTCTCCCGTTCTACGACGCCTTCAGCCGGGTGGCCGGCGTCCGCGCTCTGCACGAGCGTGCCGTCGGGCTCGCCGGCATCGCGCCCGACCAGGCGGTGGTCGATGTCGGTTGCGGCACGGGCAACCTGTCGTTCGCCGTGCTCGCGGCCCAGCCGACCGCGCGGGTGACCGGCCTCGACCCCGACGGGGACGCGCTGCGCAGGGCAGCGCGCAAGGCGCGTCGCCGCGGTGTCGCTCTCACCCTGGTGCAGGGGTACGCCGACCGGCTCCCCGCCGAGGACGCGTCGCTGGACCACGTGGTCTTGTCACTGGCCCTGCACCACGTCGACGACGGGGGCCGGGTCGCGTTCGCGCGTGACGCGCTGCGCGCCCTGCGGCCGGGCGGGAGGGTCACGGTCGTCGACTTCGGCGGTCCGGCTGCCACGGTCGAGGGCGCCGGGCACGCGACACACCGTCATGGCCATTCTCTCCGGCGTCTGACCCGCGTGCGCTCGCGGGTGGCGCACAGTCCAGCCGTGGCCCGTGACGACGGCGAGGGCCTCGTCACGCTCCTCGCTGACGCCGGGTTCGGTGACGCCCGGGAGGTCGCGCACGTCGATCACAGGTTCGGTCGGGTGACGTTCGTGCAGGCGACTCGTCCCTCGAGCTGA
- a CDS encoding glycosyl hydrolase family 18 protein, whose amino-acid sequence MKRSLRRSLWAGAVVALTAAAIPAASAFGATDLVASITGTDGGAMSATFVAAQDWGNGHEAKVTIANGTNDSVTTWRLEFDLPAGTTISSFWDADVTSSGNHYVAVKKSWASPIAAGAKVNWGYNGTGAFKAPLNCTINGAPCGGGGGSTPTAAPSTSPTVTPTRSSPPSPTASPTSTPTASPTATATPPPPPSTGGKKVVGYFAEWGVYARKYYVKNVATSGSAAKMTHLMYAFGNTAGGKCSLGDSDAAISKAYTAADSVDGVADTWDQPLRGNFNQLRKLKKMYPHLKVIWSFGGWTWSAGFTQAAQNPAAFAESCYNLVNDPRWAGVFDGIDIDWEYPNACGLQCDTSGPNAFRNVMSALRSKFGSSALVTAALAADGSNGGKLDATDYAAAAPYVNWYMPMTYDFFGAWAAQGPTAPHSPLSSYTGIPQQGFYSDAAIQKLKAKGVPADKLLLGIGFYGRGWTGVTQDAPGGTATGPAPGTYEQGIEDYKVLKNSCPATGTVAGTAYAKCGSNWWSYDTPATIGGKMTYAKNQGLGGAFFWELSGDTSNGELIGAIKGGLG is encoded by the coding sequence ATGAAGAGATCACTCCGCCGCTCGCTCTGGGCCGGCGCCGTGGTCGCACTGACCGCCGCGGCGATTCCGGCGGCCTCCGCCTTCGGCGCCACCGACCTCGTCGCGAGCATCACCGGCACCGACGGCGGCGCGATGAGCGCCACGTTCGTCGCGGCACAGGACTGGGGCAACGGCCATGAGGCGAAGGTAACCATCGCCAACGGCACCAACGACTCCGTCACCACCTGGCGCCTCGAGTTCGATCTCCCGGCCGGTACCACGATCAGCAGCTTCTGGGACGCCGATGTGACCAGTAGCGGTAACCACTACGTCGCGGTGAAGAAGAGTTGGGCCAGCCCGATTGCCGCCGGCGCCAAGGTGAACTGGGGCTACAACGGCACCGGAGCATTCAAGGCGCCGCTGAACTGCACCATCAACGGCGCACCGTGTGGTGGAGGCGGCGGCAGCACCCCGACGGCCGCTCCGAGCACCTCGCCAACCGTCACACCCACCAGATCGTCCCCGCCGTCGCCCACCGCGTCACCCACCAGCACGCCGACGGCATCGCCCACTGCGACCGCGACACCCCCTCCGCCACCGTCCACCGGCGGCAAGAAGGTAGTCGGGTACTTCGCGGAGTGGGGCGTCTACGCCCGCAAGTACTACGTCAAGAACGTCGCGACGAGTGGATCGGCGGCGAAGATGACCCACCTCATGTACGCGTTCGGCAACACCGCCGGTGGGAAGTGCTCCCTGGGTGACTCCGATGCCGCGATCAGCAAGGCGTACACCGCGGCGGACAGCGTCGACGGGGTGGCCGACACCTGGGACCAGCCGCTGCGCGGCAACTTCAACCAGCTCCGCAAGCTCAAGAAGATGTACCCGCACCTGAAGGTGATCTGGTCGTTCGGTGGTTGGACCTGGTCGGCCGGCTTCACCCAGGCCGCGCAGAACCCGGCTGCCTTCGCCGAGTCCTGCTACAACCTGGTGAACGACCCGCGTTGGGCCGGCGTCTTCGACGGCATCGACATCGACTGGGAGTACCCGAACGCCTGCGGCCTCCAGTGCGACACCAGCGGCCCGAACGCCTTCAGGAACGTGATGAGCGCGCTGCGGAGCAAGTTCGGCTCCTCGGCGCTGGTCACCGCGGCGCTTGCCGCGGACGGCAGCAACGGCGGCAAGCTGGACGCGACGGACTACGCCGCAGCAGCTCCGTACGTCAACTGGTACATGCCGATGACGTACGACTTCTTCGGTGCCTGGGCGGCGCAGGGTCCGACGGCGCCGCACTCGCCGCTGTCCTCGTACACCGGCATCCCGCAGCAGGGCTTCTACTCGGATGCGGCGATCCAGAAGTTGAAGGCCAAGGGCGTCCCCGCCGACAAGCTGCTGCTCGGCATCGGCTTCTACGGTCGGGGCTGGACCGGGGTGACCCAGGACGCCCCGGGTGGCACCGCGACCGGCCCCGCCCCCGGCACGTACGAGCAGGGCATCGAGGACTACAAGGTGCTCAAGAACAGCTGCCCGGCCACCGGCACCGTCGCCGGCACCGCGTACGCGAAGTGCGGCAGCAACTGGTGGAGCTACGACACCCCGGCCACCATCGGCGGCAAGATGACGTACGCGAAGAACCAGGGCCTCGGTGGCGCCTTCTTCTGGGAGCTCTCCGGTGACACCAGCAACGGTGAGCTGATCGGCGCCATCAAGGGCGGACTCGGCTGA
- a CDS encoding lytic polysaccharide monooxygenase, whose translation MKRKKLLLPLAVGSTVLTSAIVASPAQAHGYVSNPPSRQAQCAQGIVPDCGNVKFEPQSVEAPKGSMLCNGGNSRFPELNDDSKAWRATPVGRNVTFSWALTARHSTSTWEYFIGDRRIAVFDDAGRQPNAIVTHTVDLSGYSGRQKLLARWNIADTAAAFYACVDLQVGGGTTPTTLPTTTPPTTTPPTTTPPTTTPPTTAPGTTGWQAGTAYAVGAVVSYSGTNYRCRQAHTALEGWEPASTPALWQRL comes from the coding sequence GTGAAGCGTAAGAAACTCCTGTTGCCCCTGGCGGTCGGCAGCACCGTCCTGACGTCGGCCATCGTGGCGTCCCCCGCGCAGGCGCACGGATACGTGTCCAACCCGCCGAGTCGGCAGGCGCAGTGCGCCCAGGGCATCGTCCCGGACTGCGGCAACGTCAAGTTCGAGCCCCAGAGCGTCGAGGCCCCAAAGGGTTCGATGCTGTGCAACGGCGGCAACAGCCGCTTCCCGGAGCTGAACGACGACAGCAAGGCGTGGCGTGCCACCCCGGTCGGCCGGAACGTCACATTCAGCTGGGCGCTGACCGCCCGACACTCGACCAGCACCTGGGAGTACTTCATCGGTGATCGCCGCATCGCCGTCTTCGACGACGCCGGTCGCCAGCCCAACGCCATCGTGACCCACACCGTCGACCTCAGCGGCTACAGCGGACGGCAGAAGCTGCTGGCGCGCTGGAACATCGCCGACACCGCCGCGGCCTTCTACGCCTGCGTCGACCTTCAGGTCGGCGGCGGCACGACTCCGACCACGCTCCCGACGACCACGCCTCCGACCACGACGCCCCCGACGACCACGCCCCCGACGACGACGCCTCCCACCACGGCTCCGGGGACCACGGGGTGGCAGGCCGGCACCGCGTACGCCGTCGGTGCCGTCGTCAGCTACAGCGGCACCAACTACCGATGCCGCCAGGCACACACGGCGCTGGAGGGATGGGAGCCGGCGAGCACCCCCGCGCTCTGGCAGCGCCTCTGA
- a CDS encoding collagenase: MRRDPRRQRPRVLLALSITTVLLSAGAVVWTTTHQRHPVASSTSSSPIVSLSSTDTLNHVSHDPKPLDERAPLPASHEQAYRSYDDASMALKRRPVVGAAPPTRRCATRDYTDHRGADLVDRVKGSTTECIAGLSRLGRAEGNRAFEDGKLTTIVQALAQEAGHRGNPSRAAQLALYLSTGHAFRHSRGDEKGQPDQRLAAAARPALDTLFANPANAGVTDANGEILTEALVLADELGLNRFYLPVVSHTLSSYGPNYNRSWWMVNAVNQAFTLLFDGHRDPDFVAAVRADPLLLDTLHTFARKHEELLGTEQDFLVVNAGRELGRFLQYDTLRDRTRKQVRDVLAHSERTGPTAALWVGTAEMADTYDRSSCAAYRTCGLAGQLNDVLVFQHTCSPTLRIRAQQMTTAEAEASCRSLLAQDDFFHRLVRDPGPVAADNNTALEVVVYNSSSDYRAYAGATFGIDTNNGGMYLEGNPAAAGNQARFIAYEAEWSRPSFEIWNLNHEYTHYLDGRFDMRGDFGAATQTPTVWWIEGFAEYVSYHYRGQVYSSAVTEAGRRTYSLSSLFNTVYGQDSSRVYSWGYLAVRHMIENHRSDVDAVLRSYRAGDYAAARQLLTSAIGTRYDSSWFTWLAACASGGCQRMTVPSDDASPTPSASTPAPSPSAPTPSPSTPDRSPSVSPTASPDTTLSPDPGSNRAPTASFTHSGSGRTVSFTDTSSDVDGRIVARTWDFGDGSTSGTGNPRKTYRIGGTYAVRLTVTDDQGATATVGRSVTVGSVVRECAGADRNSLGLDCQRTGRAAASGSYDYLWMLVPAGTDRLRISSAGGTGDCDLYYDPDGWASRDSYLQRSTAKGNAETFTVTAPRAGYHYISLSGRTGCAGVTVSVTR, from the coding sequence ATGAGAAGAGATCCCCGACGTCAGCGCCCACGGGTGCTGCTGGCGCTCAGCATCACGACCGTCCTCCTGTCAGCGGGCGCCGTGGTCTGGACCACCACGCACCAGCGGCACCCCGTCGCCAGCTCCACCTCGTCCTCACCGATCGTCTCGCTGTCGTCGACCGACACGCTCAATCACGTGTCCCACGACCCCAAACCGCTGGACGAGCGGGCTCCGCTCCCGGCGTCGCACGAGCAGGCGTACCGCAGCTACGACGACGCATCAATGGCCCTGAAGCGCCGGCCGGTCGTCGGTGCGGCCCCACCCACCAGACGCTGCGCCACCCGCGATTACACCGACCATCGCGGTGCCGACCTGGTCGACCGGGTGAAGGGGTCGACCACCGAGTGCATCGCCGGGTTGTCAAGACTGGGACGGGCCGAGGGCAATCGTGCCTTCGAGGACGGCAAGCTGACCACCATCGTCCAGGCCCTCGCTCAGGAGGCCGGTCACCGCGGGAATCCGTCCCGCGCCGCCCAGCTCGCCCTCTACCTCAGTACCGGGCACGCGTTCCGGCACTCCCGCGGTGATGAGAAGGGCCAGCCGGACCAGCGACTCGCGGCAGCGGCGCGACCCGCCCTGGACACGCTCTTCGCGAACCCGGCGAACGCCGGGGTGACCGACGCGAACGGGGAGATCCTGACCGAAGCGCTGGTCCTCGCCGACGAACTCGGTCTCAACCGCTTCTACCTTCCCGTCGTGAGCCACACCCTCTCGTCGTACGGGCCGAACTACAACCGCTCGTGGTGGATGGTCAACGCGGTGAACCAGGCGTTCACGCTGCTGTTCGACGGCCACCGGGACCCCGACTTCGTCGCAGCGGTCCGCGCCGACCCGCTCCTGCTGGACACCCTGCACACCTTCGCCAGGAAGCACGAGGAACTGCTCGGCACCGAGCAGGACTTCCTGGTCGTCAACGCCGGCCGGGAACTCGGACGGTTCCTGCAGTACGACACCCTGCGCGACCGCACCCGTAAGCAGGTGCGCGACGTGCTCGCCCACAGCGAACGCACCGGTCCGACAGCCGCGCTGTGGGTCGGGACGGCGGAGATGGCGGACACCTACGACCGCTCGTCCTGTGCGGCCTACCGAACCTGCGGCCTGGCCGGACAGCTCAACGACGTGCTCGTCTTCCAGCACACCTGCAGCCCCACGCTACGGATCCGCGCCCAGCAGATGACCACCGCCGAGGCCGAGGCGAGCTGCCGCAGCCTGCTGGCTCAGGACGACTTCTTCCACCGGCTGGTCCGGGACCCGGGTCCGGTGGCCGCGGACAACAACACCGCGCTGGAAGTCGTCGTGTACAACTCCAGCAGCGACTACCGGGCCTACGCCGGAGCGACCTTCGGTATCGACACGAACAACGGCGGCATGTACCTCGAAGGAAACCCGGCCGCGGCCGGCAACCAGGCCAGGTTCATCGCGTACGAGGCGGAGTGGTCCCGACCCAGCTTCGAGATCTGGAACCTCAACCACGAGTACACCCACTACCTGGACGGTCGCTTCGACATGCGGGGCGACTTCGGCGCCGCGACGCAGACGCCGACCGTGTGGTGGATCGAGGGATTCGCCGAGTACGTCTCGTACCACTACCGCGGGCAGGTCTACAGCAGCGCGGTGACCGAGGCCGGCCGGCGGACCTATTCGTTGAGCAGCCTCTTCAACACCGTGTACGGGCAGGACAGCAGCCGCGTCTACTCGTGGGGCTACCTCGCGGTCAGGCACATGATCGAAAACCATCGGAGCGACGTCGACGCCGTGCTCCGGTCCTACCGCGCCGGCGACTACGCCGCTGCCCGCCAACTGCTCACCAGCGCCATCGGCACCCGCTACGACAGTTCCTGGTTCACCTGGCTGGCGGCCTGCGCGAGCGGAGGATGCCAGCGGATGACGGTGCCGTCGGACGACGCCTCGCCCACGCCGAGCGCGTCAACTCCCGCACCATCGCCGTCCGCGCCCACGCCCAGCCCTTCGACACCGGACCGGTCGCCCTCCGTGTCGCCGACCGCCTCGCCTGACACCACCCTCTCACCCGATCCGGGGAGCAACCGGGCCCCGACGGCGAGCTTCACGCACAGTGGCAGCGGGCGAACCGTCTCGTTCACCGACACCTCCTCGGACGTCGACGGCCGGATCGTCGCCAGGACGTGGGACTTCGGCGACGGCAGCACCTCGGGGACCGGTAACCCACGTAAGACGTACCGGATCGGTGGGACCTACGCGGTGCGGCTGACCGTCACCGACGACCAGGGTGCGACGGCGACGGTCGGCCGGTCGGTCACCGTCGGCTCGGTGGTACGGGAGTGTGCCGGCGCTGACCGCAACAGCCTGGGCCTGGACTGCCAACGGACCGGTCGTGCCGCAGCCTCCGGCAGCTACGACTACCTGTGGATGCTCGTACCCGCCGGCACCGACCGGCTGCGCATCTCGTCGGCCGGCGGAACTGGTGACTGCGACCTGTACTACGACCCCGACGGATGGGCGTCCCGAGACTCCTATCTGCAACGTTCGACGGCGAAGGGCAACGCGGAGACGTTCACGGTCACCGCGCCCAGAGCCGGGTACCACTACATCAGCCTGTCCGGCAGGACGGGTTGTGCGGGCGTGACCGTGTCGGTCACCCGCTGA
- a CDS encoding response regulator transcription factor, with product MAKVLLIDDDARYRARTSRQLTRLGHAVASLDTDAIGAAASALLRRGTRRPDVVVIDPYVSDMHALPMVQMVCATARRPVLVMTTPRPDDEIARILVAGADDYVGKPASPLVLDARIGAILRRRPVEEEADQLVVGGLRLNSGTREVSVSGRALFLTRTEFDLIARLAEAPGRYVSRARLAELLSPEGSLSVGALNTLLSRLRVKLGESARQPRYLHSSRSRGIALMDAERS from the coding sequence ATGGCGAAGGTCCTTCTCATCGATGACGACGCCCGGTACCGGGCACGGACGAGTCGCCAGTTGACGCGGCTGGGCCACGCGGTGGCGAGCCTCGACACCGACGCGATCGGGGCTGCGGCATCCGCCCTCCTGCGCCGCGGCACCCGACGACCCGACGTGGTGGTCATCGACCCCTACGTCAGTGACATGCACGCCCTGCCGATGGTGCAGATGGTGTGCGCCACCGCCCGCCGGCCAGTTCTGGTCATGACCACCCCTCGCCCGGACGACGAGATCGCCCGTATCCTCGTGGCCGGCGCGGACGACTATGTCGGCAAGCCGGCGTCGCCCCTCGTCCTGGACGCCCGGATCGGCGCCATTCTGCGTCGCCGCCCGGTCGAGGAGGAAGCGGACCAGCTGGTCGTCGGCGGGCTCCGCCTCAATTCCGGGACGCGTGAGGTCAGTGTCTCCGGACGGGCGCTGTTCCTGACCCGAACGGAGTTCGACCTCATCGCCCGGCTGGCGGAAGCACCGGGCCGTTATGTCTCCCGGGCCCGGCTCGCCGAACTCCTCTCCCCCGAGGGCTCCCTGTCCGTCGGCGCGCTCAACACCTTGCTGTCACGGCTGCGCGTCAAGTTGGGAGAGTCCGCCCGGCAGCCCCGCTATCTGCACAGCAGCCGCAGCCGGGGCATCGCGCTGATGGATGCGGAGCGGAGTTAG
- a CDS encoding LysR family transcriptional regulator, giving the protein MQVEVRHLRAVSAIAEAGSISRASVRLGISQPALTTQLRRIEEALGTHLFVRTRSGVVPTDAGRHLLSRARVVLGELDVILENLPVTAPPRELLRLGAVHIAASSSLVRHIEESLPGTSAGLRIEPSSRVLLDLTARGMLDVGLVSFVEGFVPQLPHRLVDRILLPRYPIFVAISAGHRLADRESVRLADLRQEFWVRPPGADDGSLAALRHACRQEGFEPLLRYDAPSGAAWPLVAEGRCVRLVDPSWPAAPGTVTLPLADEAQMARLSLVWRRTTFSSREVTSLVEAVTRAIRDHAQDNPHFHRWWEGFLRAGPR; this is encoded by the coding sequence ATGCAGGTTGAGGTGCGCCACCTGAGAGCCGTCTCCGCCATCGCGGAGGCGGGCAGCATCAGCCGTGCCTCGGTGCGTCTGGGAATCAGCCAGCCGGCGCTGACCACCCAGTTGCGCCGAATCGAGGAGGCGCTCGGTACCCACCTGTTCGTCCGTACCCGCAGTGGCGTGGTCCCCACCGACGCGGGCCGCCACCTGTTGAGCCGCGCCCGGGTCGTGCTCGGCGAGCTGGACGTGATCCTGGAGAACCTGCCGGTGACCGCCCCGCCCCGCGAACTCCTGCGGCTGGGAGCGGTGCACATCGCCGCCAGCAGCAGCCTGGTACGGCACATCGAGGAATCCCTGCCCGGCACCTCGGCAGGGCTGCGTATCGAGCCGTCGTCCCGAGTCCTGCTCGACCTGACCGCCAGGGGGATGCTCGATGTCGGGCTGGTCAGCTTCGTCGAAGGCTTCGTCCCGCAACTGCCCCACAGGCTGGTCGACCGCATCCTCCTGCCCAGGTATCCCATCTTCGTGGCCATCTCAGCGGGACACCGTCTGGCGGATCGGGAGTCCGTGCGACTCGCGGACCTGCGGCAGGAATTCTGGGTACGACCGCCCGGTGCCGACGACGGATCCCTGGCCGCGCTGCGCCACGCCTGTCGCCAGGAGGGCTTCGAGCCGCTGCTGCGCTACGACGCGCCGAGCGGTGCTGCCTGGCCTCTCGTGGCGGAGGGCAGATGCGTACGCCTGGTGGATCCGTCCTGGCCGGCGGCTCCGGGCACCGTCACCCTGCCCCTGGCTGACGAGGCGCAGATGGCCCGGCTGAGCCTCGTCTGGCGGCGCACCACCTTCTCCTCCCGGGAGGTGACTTCGCTGGTCGAGGCGGTGACCCGGGCGATAAGGGATCACGCGCAGGACAATCCCCATTTCCATCGCTGGTGGGAGGGCTTTCTGCGGGCCGGGCCACGGTGA
- a CDS encoding CAP domain-containing protein, whose product MSLTAGTSPTTTTCSRPQEPGGRHREDGRPSAVTTVLICALAVALVLSLLWWAALIRRPESAPTPSAPPPAKTLGPEAPRCANPARGGSHVAPIAWIVPHAGRLDGPPDGSDRVRVGVAQRRAVSHISPAGQPHPEAERQALGLVNAERDRAGLRRVRLSPELTAVARAWADQMSRNGPAPLGSRPTRRRRPPDPWPRCRGRRPLRRGIAHREPGRVASPPHLAGQPVYGSHPARPGMDPDGGGSLPRRQRVVGNADFHGRVTPRSAVSR is encoded by the coding sequence ATGAGCCTGACAGCCGGCACATCGCCGACGACAACGACCTGTTCCAGGCCTCAAGAACCGGGAGGCCGTCATCGGGAGGACGGCCGACCGTCTGCCGTGACCACAGTCCTGATCTGTGCCCTCGCTGTGGCGCTGGTGCTGAGCCTCCTCTGGTGGGCGGCACTGATCCGCCGACCGGAATCGGCGCCGACCCCGTCGGCGCCGCCGCCGGCGAAGACGCTCGGCCCGGAGGCGCCACGCTGCGCGAATCCGGCGCGAGGGGGGAGCCACGTCGCGCCGATTGCCTGGATCGTGCCGCACGCCGGCCGCCTCGACGGTCCGCCAGACGGATCCGACCGGGTCCGGGTCGGCGTCGCTCAACGCCGCGCCGTGAGCCACATCAGCCCCGCAGGCCAGCCACACCCGGAAGCGGAACGCCAGGCGCTGGGACTGGTGAACGCGGAGCGTGACCGCGCAGGCCTGCGCCGGGTGAGACTGAGCCCGGAGCTGACGGCCGTCGCCCGCGCCTGGGCCGACCAGATGAGCCGTAACGGGCCTGCGCCACTCGGATCTCGGCCTACGCGACGTCGACGGCCGCCCGACCCGTGGCCGAGGTGCCGAGGTCGTCGCCCACTCCGCAGAGGCATCGCTCACCGCGAGCCAGGCCGTGTGGCGTCACCACCGCATCTGGCAGGACAACCCGTGTACGGTTCCCACCCCGCTCGGCCCGGCATGGACCCGGATGGGGGTGGGTCTCTACCACGACGACAGCGGGTGGTGGGGAATGCAGATTTTCATGGGCGAGTGACGCCCCGGTCCGCCGTCAGCCGTTGA
- a CDS encoding DUF305 domain-containing protein, with protein sequence MPILLTAFALTACGGPQSADQGSAFPASTSSPVIDIESDGAFLRLMVEHDRRGLELAKLGQQKATRRDIRTFAAAVAVTRAAEIADMDRLLKEKAQSATPEGTHTGSSDGHGGHTAAAALDSVKPDDLTQLEASPVGKDDDKLFLNLLMSHELVAANFAAAKKTSDDPQVRELAARLARSRQAQVREALRLLNG encoded by the coding sequence GTGCCTATCCTGTTGACGGCCTTCGCGCTCACCGCATGCGGTGGCCCGCAGTCCGCTGACCAAGGCTCCGCCTTCCCTGCCTCAACCAGTTCGCCGGTCATCGATATCGAGAGCGACGGTGCCTTCCTGCGGCTCATGGTCGAGCACGACCGGCGGGGCCTGGAACTGGCGAAGCTCGGTCAGCAGAAGGCCACCCGCAGGGACATTCGTACCTTTGCCGCCGCCGTCGCCGTGACCCGAGCGGCGGAGATCGCCGACATGGACCGCCTGTTGAAGGAGAAAGCCCAGTCAGCGACACCCGAGGGCACCCACACCGGATCGTCGGACGGCCACGGCGGTCACACCGCCGCCGCCGCGTTGGACAGCGTCAAGCCCGATGACCTGACCCAACTCGAGGCCAGCCCCGTCGGGAAGGATGACGACAAGCTCTTCCTGAACCTTCTCATGTCCCATGAACTGGTCGCGGCGAACTTCGCTGCGGCGAAGAAGACCAGTGACGACCCGCAGGTCCGGGAGTTGGCCGCACGACTGGCCCGGTCTCGCCAGGCCCAGGTACGCGAGGCGCTTCGACTCCTCAACGGCTGA